The genomic interval TCTGAAAACCAATGGGAGAGGGCTTGgattgtagctccatggtagagtacttgactagcatgtgtgaggcactggattcaattatTGACACTGCATataaagagaggagaggagagggagagggagaggagaggggagagagaagaaagaaagaaaaccaatggGAATACTTAGTAACAAAGAATTTGTTATACAGTAACTTGTTTAGAATATAGTACTGTGTATCTTATTTTTAAGAGTAAGAGGACTAAGGTGATTATCTCTGCTAAAAGTTAATTAATGAGCTaggtcattttgaaaatgtttcaaagcAGACATTATAAATTCTTATTATTCCTTCAGTTTCTTCAAATGATTCTGAATCAtacatgaatgaagaaaaaaaggaagaagatttACTAAATAAGTGTATGCAATCAATGTCAATTGAAGAAAGGGGAGAACATCTGATGTTAACTTGACAGTCATGTGTTGTGGACTGAATTCAGACACCACCTAACATCAAGATATTGTATCCCAAAGGGGAAGGCAAGGGACTGTGAATTGTGTCCTTTATGTTTAGGATGGTGTTATTCACCATTAAGTCATGAATTTTAGTTTGTTCAAAAACTTTACAATAATATGATTGGTCTGATATAGTTCTATGTACCATTGATACTAGTGtaataaaatttacatgtaaTATATGCTTGTATTTCTAGCTaggtacaattaaaatttttcttgtcacttaaaaatgaattatttttctttaaacctgACAAATGCATTATGAATGTAATTCCTTTCTCTACTTATgctaaattctaaaataatattctaatatCCTTCAAGTTTGGAATAAAGAAAACTCCAAAATACTCAGATGTATAATAGCATTTGAAAGACTatcattagggctggggatgtggctcaagtggtagtgcgcttgcctggcatgcgtgtggcctgggtttgatcctcagcaccacatacaaataaagatgttgtgtccgctgaaaactaaaaaaaataaataaataaaataaatattaaaaaattctctttaaaaaaaagaaaaaaggaaaaaaaagactatcaTTACTTGCaaagtaggtactcaataaatagttGCTACTTGATACAAGTTAAAAATGTACAGATTTGCCTTATAAAAATTAGGCTCTCAAACTAGATTCAGCTGGGAAtagttgcactttttttttttttttttttgagagagagagagagagagaatttcagtatttatttttaaatttttggcggacacaacatctttgtttgtatgtggtgctgaggattgaacccgggctgcaggcatgccaggcgagcgcgctaccgcttaagccacatccccagcccaatagttGCACTATTGACAGGATTCTTTACATTTGCACTTTAATGAGCTTCCCAGAGAAACTTGAGTggttcttaccaaaaaaaaaaaaaaaaaaaaaaaaaaaattctggggttgtggctcagtgatagagcacttgcctagcacgtgtgaggccctgcattcaatcctcagtaccacacacaaaaaaataaatcaataagggctggggttgtggctcaatggtagagtgcttgcctagcatgcatgaggcactagggtcggatccagcaccacataaacaaattaaataaacaaaataaggtattgtgtccatctacaactaaaaatcatatttaaaagaaaactgtgaaaaaagaaaaatttcaaaaattacaccttaaaaaaatcaatcaataaaataagggtactgtgtccaaatacaattaaaaaaatatactttaaaaatgttgttaaatCTTGAAAAATGGGAGTAGCAACAGTTAAAGAATCACTGCTGATTTAATCAATCAATATGAGAcattatgtagaaaataaaatgtgaggcCAACTTTATGACAGAATGTTGTAAGAGAAGAGTGCTCTGAGAGGTCATCTCAACTACCCCTTTAATACTTAAATTTTGCGGTTTCATttggtctttcatttttttgttttttaaaaaattaaacacagattatcaaaaaagtataaatgaaagGTAAACATTTATTactagagaagagaaaaatgtatacaGAAAGTCTAAATTCTTTCTCTTCATGCACTACCTTTGCAATAAAGTCCAAATACTAACTTTGAAGATATTGTCAAGGATAAATTTTTCTAAACACATGACTATCTACTGTGTCGTGGActcttttttttcatagaaactaTATACTGCAAATATATTCTTATAGTTTACAAGAAGCTCAGAGCACTTACGTATAAACAAAGAAGACATTTCTTACTGCAAAATATTACAGAAGTTAATACAACTGTGTGGCTCTTAAGCATTTAATTACttaaacaaaggaatgaaaaaaaaaacaacccacaaaaTCATGAACAGGCATGGCTTTAAGattttttgtattcaattcgTTCTACTTTCACATCATCTCCAATTAGCTGATAGACGTAAGTGACCACTGTAGATGCCTGGATATCCATCAACACAAATGAAGGaataatatttctgaaagaaaaaaaaaagttagtattCTGTACTAAAGAGAAACAGCACTATAAATCTCAATTTAAGATAACAATTTGaggagctgggggtggtggctcagtggtagagcacttgcctagcaagtgtgaaacactgggttcaattctcagcaccacatataaacaaaaatagaagttctatcaataactaaaaaaataaaattaaaaaagaaaagataacaatTTGAACTCAAAAATCTGATTATTACTTACATACTCAAAAGAATAATTACCAAAAGAAGACTGCTAAAAAGTACACAGTTATTTAAAAGATTACATGTCTTTTATGAAATGTCAAACACACAATCATTAACTTTACTAAAGCCCCCAAATTTCTAAATTGTATACTACTTACGTTTCTAAGGCATTATAAGCGCCAGTGGCAGAACCTGGGTTAATGTAGAATTTATTTTCATGCTCAAATGCttcaaatttgtgtgtgtgcccTGAGATAAGAATGTCCACATCAAACTGTCTCTGCAACAGGGCTAAGCTGGCCATATCTCCCCACGGAATAA from Urocitellus parryii isolate mUroPar1 chromosome 3, mUroPar1.hap1, whole genome shotgun sequence carries:
- the Vps29 gene encoding vacuolar protein sorting-associated protein 29, which produces MLVLVLGDLHIPHRCNSLPAKFKKLLVPGKIQHILCTGNLCTKESYDYLKTLAGDVHIVRGDFDENLNYPEQKVVTVGQFKIGLIHGHQVIPWGDMASLALLQRQFDVDILISGHTHKFEAFEHENKFYINPGSATGAYNALETNIIPSFVLMDIQASTVVTYVYQLIGDDVKVERIEYKKS